In the Flavisolibacter tropicus genome, one interval contains:
- a CDS encoding DUF1573 domain-containing protein, with protein sequence MKQALIILAGSFILYSCSSNDASATAKAKHDSVQHAQMLDAVNDSANYTSIQWVDSIHQELGKVQEGSVVEVTWKFKNTGNKPLIIASVNPGCGCTVADKPEEPVAPGAESVIKAKFDSKGREGQQRKDVYVTANTNPNMQTLSFAVDVQKK encoded by the coding sequence ATGAAACAAGCCCTAATCATTCTTGCAGGCAGCTTCATTTTATACAGCTGCTCCAGCAATGATGCTTCAGCTACAGCAAAAGCTAAACATGACTCAGTACAACATGCACAAATGTTAGATGCTGTAAATGATTCTGCTAACTATACTTCTATCCAATGGGTAGACTCTATTCATCAGGAATTGGGAAAAGTACAGGAAGGTAGTGTTGTTGAAGTAACCTGGAAATTTAAAAACACTGGCAATAAGCCTTTAATCATTGCTTCTGTTAACCCTGGTTGCGGCTGTACCGTTGCCGACAAGCCTGAAGAGCCTGTTGCTCCTGGTGCAGAGAGTGTTATCAAAGCTAAGTTTGACAGTAAAGGTCGTGAAGGTCAGCAACGTAAAGATGTGTATGTTACAGCTAATACTAATCCTAACATGCAGACACTGTCTTTTGCTGTAGACGTTCAAAAGAAATAA
- the yajC gene encoding preprotein translocase subunit YajC: MYLLQAQAPGFGGFQFIFLGLMILVFWLFFIRPQAKKAKSQKTFIDNLQKGDKVVTIAGIHGTINKVNEDGTISLEINPGSYIKIEKSAISLEWTTQLNKPAATTPAK; encoded by the coding sequence ATGTATCTTTTACAAGCACAGGCTCCAGGATTTGGAGGATTTCAGTTTATATTCTTAGGCTTAATGATCCTTGTTTTCTGGTTGTTTTTCATTCGTCCTCAAGCTAAAAAAGCAAAGAGTCAAAAAACGTTTATTGATAACCTGCAGAAAGGTGACAAAGTAGTTACGATTGCTGGCATTCATGGCACCATCAATAAAGTAAATGAAGATGGCACAATTAGCCTGGAGATCAATCCTGGAAGCTATATCAAAATAGAAAAGAGTGCTATTTCATTGGAGTGGACAACCCAACTGAATAAACCAGCTGCTACTACTCCAGCTAAATAG
- the coaE gene encoding dephospho-CoA kinase (Dephospho-CoA kinase (CoaE) performs the final step in coenzyme A biosynthesis.), giving the protein MILKIGLTGGIGSGKSTVAKVFELLGIPVYYADTASKLLYQTNQELMSSIKKYFGEEMYEGGNLNRSKLAAAVFGNDEKLQLLNSLVHPPTIKDAEDWMAKQTAPYIIKEAALLFEAGSASGLDYIIGVQAPKHLRLKRAMDRDGATREDILNRMNRQIDETIKMRLSDFVIRNDEQELVIPQVISLHNQLLQLAAN; this is encoded by the coding sequence ATGATTCTAAAGATTGGTCTTACAGGAGGTATTGGATCCGGTAAATCAACTGTAGCAAAAGTTTTTGAATTGCTAGGTATCCCTGTTTATTATGCAGATACTGCATCAAAACTTCTGTATCAAACCAATCAGGAATTGATGTCTTCAATAAAAAAATACTTTGGTGAAGAGATGTATGAAGGAGGCAATTTAAATAGAAGTAAACTAGCAGCAGCAGTATTTGGAAATGATGAAAAGCTGCAATTACTCAATAGTCTTGTCCACCCTCCTACTATAAAAGATGCAGAGGATTGGATGGCTAAACAAACGGCCCCCTATATTATTAAAGAAGCTGCCCTGCTATTTGAAGCTGGCTCTGCAAGTGGCTTAGATTATATAATTGGAGTACAAGCACCAAAACATTTACGGCTGAAAAGAGCGATGGACAGGGATGGCGCTACAAGAGAAGATATTTTAAACAGGATGAATCGCCAGATAGATGAAACTATAAAAATGCGTCTAAGCGACTTTGTTATTAGGAATGATGAACAGGAATTGGTTATACCTCAAGTGATTTCTTTGCATAACCAACTCCTGCAACTTGCTGCCAATTAA
- a CDS encoding pyridoxal phosphate-dependent aminotransferase — protein sequence MQLSTLLTRFNEPETLKMAKLGRELRAQGIDIVDLSLGEPDFDTPQHIKDAAKQAIDENWSHYTPVAGYLDLREAICQKFKRDNNLFYTPENIVVSTGAKQSLANAILSVVDQSDEVIIPTPFWVTYAALVQLAQGEVKLIKTTVESGYKITPEQLEASITPKTKLFIYSSPCNPSGAVYSKKELAALVEVFKKHPQVLVISDEIYEYINYNGRTESIAQFEEMKDRTIVINGLSKGFAMTGWRLGYLAAPKEIAKACDKIQGQFTSGTNAITQRAAIVALTSPLDATMAMVAEFARRKERVMQLLRGIKGLEFTEPDGAFYAFPCVDYYFGKSDGEDVIENSSDLAMYLLNKGHVSTVTGSAFGDDRCLRLSFANSTANIEKGFGRLNEALSKLR from the coding sequence ATGCAATTATCAACATTACTTACACGATTCAACGAACCGGAAACACTGAAAATGGCCAAACTTGGCCGTGAACTCCGAGCCCAAGGTATTGACATTGTTGACTTGAGCTTAGGTGAGCCTGACTTTGATACGCCTCAGCATATTAAGGATGCCGCCAAGCAAGCCATCGATGAAAACTGGAGCCATTATACACCGGTAGCAGGTTATTTAGATTTACGTGAGGCTATTTGCCAAAAGTTTAAAAGAGATAATAACCTTTTTTATACACCTGAAAATATTGTAGTTTCTACTGGTGCCAAGCAAAGTTTGGCCAATGCCATCTTAAGCGTGGTAGACCAAAGTGATGAAGTAATTATACCTACGCCTTTCTGGGTTACTTACGCTGCGTTGGTGCAACTGGCACAGGGCGAGGTGAAACTCATTAAAACCACAGTAGAATCAGGCTATAAAATTACCCCAGAACAACTGGAGGCATCTATAACTCCAAAGACCAAACTTTTCATCTACTCTTCACCTTGTAATCCAAGTGGTGCTGTTTACAGTAAAAAGGAGTTAGCCGCTCTGGTGGAAGTATTTAAAAAACATCCGCAGGTATTGGTGATCTCTGACGAGATCTATGAATACATTAATTACAATGGTCGCACAGAAAGCATTGCTCAATTCGAAGAAATGAAAGATCGCACCATTGTGATCAATGGATTGAGTAAAGGTTTTGCCATGACTGGATGGAGATTGGGTTACCTGGCAGCACCTAAAGAAATCGCAAAGGCTTGTGATAAAATCCAAGGGCAGTTTACTAGTGGTACTAACGCTATTACACAGCGTGCTGCTATAGTTGCTCTTACTTCACCGTTAGATGCAACAATGGCCATGGTAGCTGAATTTGCTCGTAGGAAAGAGCGCGTAATGCAGTTGTTGAGAGGTATTAAGGGATTGGAATTTACGGAACCCGATGGTGCCTTTTATGCATTTCCTTGTGTAGATTACTATTTTGGTAAAAGCGATGGTGAAGACGTTATTGAAAATAGCAGCGACCTAGCTATGTACCTGTTAAACAAAGGCCACGTATCTACGGTAACCGGGTCAGCGTTTGGTGATGACCGTTGCCTGCGTCTTTCCTTTGCTAACAGTACGGCTAATATTGAAAAAGGTTTTGGCCGCTTAAATGAGGCATTAAGTAAGCTGCGTTAA
- a CDS encoding serine hydrolase, translating to MKTRSLNIGLSITLFILFSCSSAKHSITPAMEIKEHLKTSDSSSKTDAFLANLLHSYPQYFDTLLANPKIWQIQIIYTQIDRDEKNKPSFKHYYYNINPSNYYYPASTVKLPAAVLALQKLNELNIKGLDRNTTMVTEADYPGQTSVYNDPTTPDGRPTIAHYIKKILLVSDNEAFNRLYEFLGQEYLNDKLAKMGYDQTQIIHRLNIALNEEQNRHTNPVFFADTSGQVIYQQPLIRSNLSYQKRTNLLGVGYYSDDKLVHKPFDFSMKNRLTLIDLHSILQSVLFPNDVPQKQRFQLTADDYQFLYNYMSMYPKESVFPSFDSTHNDAYVKFLLYGSKDPVNPNIRVFNKVGDAYGFLIDAAYIVDFENNIEFLLSAVIHCNSDGIYNDDKYDYDQVGFPFMKHLGEVIYGYEKTRVRKHLPDLTSFKMNYGQ from the coding sequence ATGAAAACAAGGTCATTAAATATAGGATTATCCATTACCCTGTTTATCCTATTTTCATGTAGCTCTGCCAAACATTCAATAACGCCAGCTATGGAAATCAAGGAGCATTTAAAAACATCTGACTCTTCTTCAAAAACTGATGCATTTCTGGCCAATCTATTACATTCTTACCCACAGTATTTTGACACACTTTTGGCAAATCCGAAAATTTGGCAAATCCAGATTATATATACCCAAATTGACCGGGATGAGAAAAATAAGCCATCATTTAAGCATTATTATTACAACATAAACCCCTCAAACTATTACTACCCAGCCTCAACGGTGAAGTTGCCAGCGGCTGTTTTAGCATTGCAGAAGCTGAATGAATTAAATATAAAAGGGTTGGATAGAAATACAACAATGGTAACGGAGGCGGACTACCCAGGACAAACAAGTGTATATAATGATCCGACAACTCCTGATGGCCGTCCAACCATTGCACACTATATAAAAAAGATTTTGCTGGTTAGTGATAATGAAGCCTTTAATCGTTTATATGAATTTTTAGGGCAAGAATATTTAAATGATAAGTTGGCTAAGATGGGTTATGATCAAACACAAATCATACACCGTTTAAATATTGCTTTGAATGAAGAACAAAACAGGCATACTAATCCGGTCTTTTTTGCTGACACAAGTGGCCAGGTTATCTACCAGCAGCCATTGATAAGAAGTAATTTATCTTATCAAAAACGTACAAATCTTTTAGGGGTTGGTTATTATAGTGACGATAAACTGGTTCATAAACCGTTTGATTTCTCAATGAAAAACAGGCTAACATTAATAGACCTGCATTCTATTCTACAATCTGTGTTATTCCCCAATGACGTACCTCAAAAACAACGGTTTCAATTAACAGCAGATGACTACCAATTTTTGTACAACTATATGTCTATGTACCCTAAAGAATCTGTGTTTCCTTCATTTGATAGTACCCATAATGATGCCTATGTGAAGTTTTTGTTATATGGCTCTAAAGATCCAGTAAATCCCAATATCCGCGTTTTTAATAAAGTAGGTGATGCTTACGGGTTTTTAATTGATGCCGCCTATATAGTCGATTTTGAAAATAATATTGAGTTCCTATTAAGTGCCGTTATTCATTGTAACTCAGATGGAATCTATAATGATGATAAGTATGATTATGATCAAGTAGGTTTTCCCTTTATGAAACACCTGGGTGAGGTGATTTATGGCTACGAGAAAACACGTGTGCGAAAGCATTTGCCCGATTTAACTTCGTTTAAAATGAACTACGGCCAATAG
- the secDF gene encoding protein translocase subunit SecDF — translation MQLKGLVRFFTILLILYSIYELSFTWVVRGHEKKMEAKAQQFVNANYANAPADVRDQAFKDRLKRLLDSTRDETVHYGPTGKISYQQAKENELNLGLDLQGGINVTMEVELAGLLRSMANNSKEPTFNQAIANADKKKANSNADFISLFVEEYKKLNPNGRLASLFAIPGQDLIKVGDSDDKVISSIRQEARSAFDRTFRVLQQRIDQFGVAQPNINPDPERGIITVELPGVQDQERVRKYLQSSANLQFWEVYNISELAPSIQKADEAFKTVMGGKKANTTTPSADTSKKADTATAVASATKDTSVGSVADLQKTTDTAKNTTATSSSLWQYIQFNINPQNGQAIDNGQLGFVATNDTSIVRTHLENPAVRSAFPADVVFMFGIPDVVENKRAPFVALYAIKTLGRDKAKLEGESVVEARSDYNPTTGKPEVSMRMNPTGARIWADMTRANKGRAIAIVLDNIVYSAPNVNDVIEGGNSSISGSFSPEEANDLSNILKAGKLPAPAKIVQEQVVGPTLGNDAIKGGILAFAISFAVIFILMLVYYNTSGWVANIALILNLLFTIGVLTGLGATLTAPGIAGLVLTIGMAVDTNVLIYERIKEELTRGKNYIQAVNEGYKRSLPPVLDGHITTLLTAVILFSFGLGPVKGFATTQIIGILLSLFCGILVSRWVTDWFTNKRKHLEYFTPISRSIFKHANFQIIEKRKIAYAISLVVLVLGIASFFHGFDYGVEFQGGRSYVVRFDKPVNVEAVRHDLETAFGESPIIKTIGGNNQLDITTAYLITDTRPGVDTVVESKLLEGLKNHLPTGLSFNQFDQKYKLGSTTVLPTISDDLKTGAKWATFWSILIISIYIFIRFRDWRYSLGTIAALLHDVLVTLIVFSFFKEIVPFPLEIDQHFIAAVLTVIGFSMNDTVVIFDRIREYSRQLTGQSKETIINKAINDTLSRTVMTSLTVFLTILILFIFGGEVTRGFSFAMLIGVVVGIYSSVFVAAPVLVDLGGKKALGENLLPEEKQKTTPQHETIK, via the coding sequence ATGCAACTGAAAGGCTTGGTTCGCTTTTTTACCATCCTACTAATCCTTTATTCTATTTATGAATTATCTTTTACATGGGTTGTTCGTGGCCATGAAAAGAAGATGGAGGCAAAGGCCCAACAATTTGTAAATGCGAATTACGCAAATGCACCTGCTGATGTGCGTGATCAAGCGTTTAAAGATCGCTTAAAGCGTTTATTAGACAGTACTCGAGATGAGACTGTACACTATGGTCCTACAGGAAAAATCTCCTATCAACAAGCCAAAGAGAACGAGTTAAACCTTGGTCTTGACCTACAAGGCGGTATCAACGTAACAATGGAGGTTGAGTTAGCAGGTTTGTTACGCTCAATGGCCAACAATTCAAAAGAGCCAACTTTCAACCAAGCGATTGCTAATGCTGACAAGAAAAAAGCCAACAGTAATGCTGATTTTATCAGCTTATTTGTTGAAGAGTACAAAAAATTAAATCCAAACGGTCGTTTAGCTTCTCTGTTTGCTATTCCTGGCCAGGATCTTATTAAAGTTGGAGACTCTGATGACAAGGTAATTTCTTCAATCCGCCAAGAAGCAAGATCTGCCTTTGACAGAACTTTCCGTGTATTACAACAACGTATTGACCAGTTTGGTGTGGCACAGCCTAACATCAATCCTGATCCAGAACGAGGTATCATCACAGTTGAGCTACCTGGCGTGCAAGATCAAGAGCGTGTACGTAAATACTTACAATCTTCTGCCAACTTACAGTTCTGGGAAGTATATAACATTAGTGAATTAGCTCCTTCTATCCAAAAAGCGGACGAAGCTTTCAAAACTGTAATGGGTGGAAAGAAAGCTAACACTACTACTCCATCAGCCGATACTAGTAAGAAAGCAGATACAGCCACTGCTGTAGCTTCTGCAACAAAAGATACAAGCGTTGGTAGTGTTGCTGATTTACAAAAAACAACGGATACAGCTAAAAACACAACAGCGACAAGTAGCTCTTTGTGGCAGTATATTCAATTCAATATCAACCCACAAAACGGACAGGCAATTGATAATGGTCAGCTTGGTTTTGTAGCTACTAACGATACTTCAATTGTAAGAACACATCTGGAAAACCCTGCTGTACGTAGTGCTTTCCCTGCAGATGTAGTCTTTATGTTTGGTATTCCTGATGTAGTTGAGAACAAAAGAGCTCCATTTGTTGCTCTTTATGCTATAAAAACTTTAGGTCGCGATAAAGCTAAACTGGAAGGTGAATCAGTAGTAGAAGCTCGTTCAGATTACAATCCTACTACTGGTAAGCCAGAGGTTTCAATGCGTATGAACCCTACAGGTGCTCGCATTTGGGCTGATATGACAAGAGCAAATAAAGGTCGTGCTATTGCCATTGTATTAGATAACATCGTTTACTCTGCTCCAAATGTTAATGATGTTATTGAAGGTGGTAATTCTAGCATTTCAGGTTCTTTCTCTCCTGAAGAGGCTAATGACTTATCAAACATTTTAAAAGCAGGTAAATTACCAGCTCCAGCTAAGATTGTTCAAGAACAAGTAGTTGGACCTACTTTGGGTAACGATGCTATCAAAGGCGGTATCTTGGCTTTCGCTATTTCATTTGCAGTGATCTTCATCCTGATGTTGGTTTATTATAACACCAGCGGTTGGGTTGCTAATATTGCTTTGATTCTGAACTTGTTATTTACTATTGGTGTATTAACTGGTTTAGGTGCTACTTTAACAGCTCCTGGTATTGCCGGTTTAGTACTGACCATCGGTATGGCGGTTGATACCAACGTGTTGATCTATGAACGCATTAAAGAAGAGTTAACCAGAGGTAAAAACTATATTCAAGCTGTAAATGAAGGTTATAAGCGTTCATTGCCTCCAGTTCTTGATGGTCACATTACGACCTTATTAACAGCCGTTATCTTGTTCTCTTTTGGTTTGGGTCCTGTAAAAGGTTTTGCTACTACCCAGATCATTGGTATCCTGCTTTCTTTATTCTGCGGTATCCTGGTGAGCCGCTGGGTAACAGATTGGTTTACTAACAAGAGAAAGCATTTGGAATACTTCACTCCTATTTCTCGCAGCATCTTCAAGCATGCTAACTTCCAAATCATTGAAAAACGCAAAATCGCTTATGCTATTTCCTTAGTGGTTTTAGTTTTAGGTATTGCTTCTTTCTTCCATGGTTTTGATTATGGTGTAGAATTCCAAGGTGGTCGCAGCTACGTGGTTCGCTTTGATAAGCCAGTTAATGTTGAGGCAGTTAGACACGATTTAGAAACTGCTTTTGGTGAAAGCCCAATCATTAAAACTATCGGTGGTAACAATCAACTTGATATCACTACAGCTTACCTGATCACTGATACTCGCCCTGGTGTAGATACAGTGGTTGAAAGCAAATTGTTAGAAGGTTTGAAAAACCATTTACCTACAGGTCTTTCATTCAACCAGTTTGACCAAAAGTATAAATTAGGTTCTACAACCGTTTTACCTACTATCTCTGATGACTTGAAGACAGGTGCTAAATGGGCTACTTTCTGGTCTATCCTGATCATTTCGATCTATATCTTCATCCGTTTCCGCGACTGGAGATATTCACTGGGTACTATTGCAGCCTTGTTGCATGACGTTTTAGTAACCTTAATTGTATTCTCGTTCTTTAAAGAGATTGTACCATTCCCACTTGAAATTGATCAGCACTTTATTGCTGCGGTATTGACAGTAATTGGTTTCTCAATGAACGATACGGTGGTAATCTTTGACCGTATTCGTGAATACAGCCGCCAATTGACCGGTCAATCAAAAGAAACCATCATCAACAAGGCCATTAACGATACGCTGAGCCGTACAGTAATGACTTCATTGACAGTATTCTTAACTATCCTGATTCTCTTCATCTTTGGTGGTGAAGTAACCAGAGGTTTTTCCTTTGCGATGTTGATCGGTGTAGTTGTAGGTATCTACTCATCTGTATTTGTTGCGGCTCCAGTTCTTGTAGACTTGGGCGGTAAAAAAGCATTGGGAGAAAACCTGCTGCCAGAAGAAAAACAAAAAACAACTCCTCAGCATGAGACGATTAAATAA
- a CDS encoding HesB/IscA family protein gives MEATTTAPVSFTQGAINELKRLHSDPSFDTSKVLRVGVKGGGCSGLSYVLGFDDKKDTDAVYEFEGVSFVMEKAHELYLYGMQIDWENGLNNRGFAFINPNASATCGCGSSFAV, from the coding sequence ATGGAAGCGACAACAACAGCCCCGGTAAGTTTTACACAAGGGGCTATAAATGAACTGAAAAGATTGCACAGTGATCCTTCTTTTGATACATCCAAGGTATTGCGCGTAGGTGTAAAGGGCGGCGGCTGCTCTGGACTATCCTATGTACTGGGCTTTGATGATAAAAAGGATACTGATGCAGTATATGAGTTTGAAGGCGTTTCTTTTGTTATGGAGAAAGCCCATGAGCTTTATTTGTACGGTATGCAGATTGATTGGGAGAATGGGTTAAACAACAGAGGATTTGCCTTTATAAATCCAAATGCTTCTGCTACCTGCGGTTGTGGTAGTTCCTTTGCTGTTTAA
- a CDS encoding acyl-CoA mutase large subunit family protein: MSEKKRNTDSGIEIKQLYTVEDQPTQQIETPGSFPFTRGVQPDMYRGKLWTMRQYAGFSTAEESNKRYHYLLNQGVMGLSVAFDLPTQIGYDSDHALAEGEVGKVGVAIDSLEDIDTLFKGIKLEEVSTSMTINATAFILLSFYVAQAKKQGADLKKISGTIQNDILKEYAARGTYIYPPKPSMRIITDIFEWCSKDLPKWNTISISGYHIREAGSTAVQEIAFTLSNGKAYVKAALEKGLDINVFGKRLSFFFNAHNNLFEEVAKFRAARRMWAKMMKDLGATDPKAMMLRFHTQTGGSTLTAQQPLNNISRVTIQTLAAVLGGTQSLHTNGYDEALSLPTEEAARIALRTQQIVAFESGAPETVDPLAGSYFVETLTDEVEQKAWELINKIDAIGGSVSAIEQGFIQDEIARSAYDYQRGIERGEKIIVGVNKFQVNREEPVPVFKIDDSIREQQSLKLKALRERRDNNKVKASLEEVRSKAVHNENLMPAVIEAVENYCTLGEIADTLRNVFGEYR, translated from the coding sequence ATGAGTGAAAAGAAACGAAATACTGATAGCGGTATTGAAATAAAACAACTGTATACAGTTGAAGACCAGCCAACGCAACAAATTGAAACACCCGGCTCTTTCCCTTTTACCAGGGGTGTACAGCCAGATATGTATAGAGGGAAGTTATGGACCATGCGACAATATGCTGGCTTCTCAACTGCTGAAGAAAGCAATAAACGGTATCATTATCTTTTAAACCAAGGGGTAATGGGATTAAGTGTTGCTTTTGACCTCCCTACTCAGATTGGATATGACAGTGACCATGCGTTGGCAGAAGGTGAAGTAGGTAAAGTAGGCGTTGCCATTGACTCGCTCGAAGACATTGACACTTTATTTAAAGGTATTAAGCTGGAAGAAGTAAGCACTTCTATGACCATTAATGCTACTGCCTTTATTCTCCTTTCCTTTTATGTAGCCCAGGCTAAAAAACAAGGAGCTGATTTAAAAAAGATATCAGGTACTATTCAAAATGACATCTTGAAAGAATACGCTGCCAGAGGCACCTATATCTACCCTCCTAAGCCCTCTATGCGTATTATTACAGATATCTTCGAATGGTGCAGTAAAGACCTTCCGAAATGGAATACAATTTCTATATCTGGATACCATATACGTGAGGCAGGTAGCACCGCTGTACAAGAGATCGCTTTTACGTTAAGTAATGGCAAAGCATATGTAAAAGCTGCTTTGGAAAAAGGATTAGACATTAATGTATTTGGCAAGCGCCTATCCTTCTTTTTCAATGCACATAATAACCTATTTGAAGAAGTTGCTAAGTTCAGAGCAGCCAGACGCATGTGGGCAAAAATGATGAAGGATCTTGGAGCTACTGACCCTAAAGCCATGATGCTACGCTTCCATACACAGACTGGTGGCAGTACACTTACGGCGCAGCAACCGCTGAATAATATATCACGTGTTACCATTCAAACATTAGCAGCTGTTCTTGGTGGCACGCAATCGTTACATACTAACGGATATGACGAAGCACTGAGTTTACCCACAGAAGAAGCTGCGCGTATTGCTCTACGTACGCAACAAATTGTAGCTTTTGAAAGCGGTGCTCCTGAAACTGTTGATCCCTTAGCTGGTTCTTATTTCGTAGAAACCTTAACAGATGAAGTAGAACAAAAAGCATGGGAATTAATCAACAAGATCGATGCAATAGGTGGTAGTGTTTCAGCAATTGAACAAGGTTTCATTCAAGACGAGATTGCTCGAAGTGCATACGATTATCAACGCGGTATAGAAAGAGGTGAAAAGATCATTGTTGGTGTAAATAAATTTCAAGTGAATCGGGAAGAGCCCGTTCCTGTCTTTAAAATAGACGATAGCATTCGCGAACAGCAGTCGCTCAAATTAAAAGCCCTACGTGAAAGAAGAGACAATAATAAAGTGAAGGCTAGCCTGGAAGAAGTGCGCTCAAAAGCAGTACATAATGAAAATCTAATGCCAGCAGTTATCGAGGCAGTAGAAAACTATTGTACACTAGGAGAAATAGCAGATACATTAAGAAACGTCTTTGGAGAATATCGATAA
- a CDS encoding DUF4142 domain-containing protein: MKKKALFIMPLVFSALCCFAQDTTTRPSTDTTAGGGGLGTAEDSIMMDTRIQAGSLQKKDVKFLVEAASASRMEIELGQLAQKKGASQQVKDYGAMIVRDHTKATEELKSVVASKGASIPDTLMPKHKALMDRLNGLEGAEFDKEYMAIMRDSHEKAIDEFEDETKDAKDPDVKAFATKQLPVLQSHHQQAKEAKGPMKENMKQEKKGKNKTGTSGTDNQ, translated from the coding sequence ATGAAAAAGAAAGCATTATTCATCATGCCACTTGTCTTCTCTGCTTTGTGTTGCTTTGCACAAGATACAACCACCAGGCCATCGACTGATACTACGGCTGGAGGGGGTGGTTTAGGTACGGCGGAGGATTCGATAATGATGGATACACGAATTCAAGCAGGGTCTCTGCAGAAAAAAGATGTGAAATTTTTAGTGGAAGCCGCCAGCGCTAGTCGCATGGAAATTGAACTGGGCCAGTTAGCACAAAAGAAAGGAGCGAGTCAGCAAGTTAAAGACTATGGCGCAATGATCGTTCGTGATCATACAAAAGCTACAGAAGAATTAAAGTCTGTTGTTGCTAGTAAAGGTGCGTCTATTCCTGACACATTAATGCCAAAGCATAAAGCTTTGATGGACCGATTAAATGGATTAGAAGGCGCTGAATTTGATAAAGAATATATGGCTATAATGAGAGATTCTCACGAAAAGGCCATCGATGAGTTTGAAGATGAAACAAAGGATGCAAAAGACCCTGATGTAAAAGCTTTTGCTACCAAGCAATTGCCTGTATTACAGAGTCATCACCAACAAGCAAAAGAAGCTAAAGGACCAATGAAAGAAAATATGAAGCAAGAAAAGAAAGGCAAAAATAAAACAGGCACATCAGGTACTGACAATCAGTAA
- a CDS encoding DUF4142 domain-containing protein: protein MKFLSIAVFAIGMSGIVACGNNANKESSSNDTINTVDHSMVNDTNSSVAATNSPATAVVTLDSMDQKFAMKAASGGMAEVEMANMALHSSTNERVKAFASMMIRDHGKAGEELKALAPSKGLTLPTQPMPEHMKHIDMLKGKTGSAFDKVYMSHMLMDHQEDVSEFQKATTKVKDADLKAFASRTLPVIKTHLDSAKAISKMKM from the coding sequence ATGAAATTTCTATCAATTGCTGTATTTGCTATTGGAATGTCCGGTATAGTTGCTTGTGGAAATAATGCAAATAAAGAGTCATCATCAAATGATACTATAAACACGGTAGATCATTCAATGGTAAATGATACCAATTCTTCAGTTGCTGCAACCAATAGTCCTGCTACAGCTGTAGTTACTTTAGATTCAATGGATCAGAAATTTGCTATGAAGGCAGCAAGTGGAGGGATGGCTGAAGTAGAAATGGCAAATATGGCTTTGCATAGTAGTACTAATGAAAGGGTAAAAGCTTTTGCTTCTATGATGATACGGGATCATGGAAAAGCAGGCGAGGAATTGAAAGCACTAGCACCAAGTAAAGGATTGACGTTGCCTACTCAACCAATGCCTGAGCATATGAAACATATTGATATGTTGAAAGGCAAGACAGGTAGCGCATTTGACAAAGTGTATATGAGTCACATGTTAATGGATCATCAGGAAGATGTAAGCGAATTTCAAAAGGCGACAACCAAAGTGAAAGATGCTGATCTAAAAGCATTTGCTTCCAGAACTTTACCTGTTATAAAAACACATTTAGATTCAGCAAAAGCCATATCTAAAATGAAGATGTAA